The Bradysia coprophila strain Holo2 chromosome X unlocalized genomic scaffold, BU_Bcop_v1 contig_12, whole genome shotgun sequence genome window below encodes:
- the LOC119067440 gene encoding uncharacterized protein LOC119067440: MMSASGNNKNVIVFGETGSGKSSLVNLLLRQDEAKVSDKAVGCTFNFKKYETPHFNLYDTVGLSEGREGTLKQSQAIKQLVRLLKSLEEGVSLLVFVIEKGRIKKSMENNYRLFIEGICMKKVPVVLGITHCEMENERGQWWNENKEHFDKYGMTFDDVVSGTALRPTSAPRIMQPVIQAMNRTTAHELSQAINLHLLAKAWKFEGGWMDWFSAILQGLAAIFLKLWGYKTANFAESTMEQRLFQYFQSHGLTVAESIAMAKEIVHEIA; the protein is encoded by the exons ATGATGAGTGCCAGTGGCAATAACAAAAACGTTATAGTTTTCGGTGAAACCG GCAGCGGTAAAAGTTCACTTGTGAATCTGTTGCTTAGACAGGACGAAGCTAAAGTGTCTGATAAAGCGGTCGGCTGTACATTCAATTTCAAGAAATATGAAACTCCGCATTTCAATTTATACGACACCGTTGGTCTGTCGGAAGGAC GTGAAGGCACACTGAAACAATCACAAGCAATCAAACAACTGGTAAGATTGCTGAAGAGTTTAGAGGAAGGGGTGTCACTGTTGGTGTTCGTTATTGAAAAAGGAAGAATCAAGAAGAGTATGGAAAACAATTACAGGCTGTTCATAGAGGGAATTTGCATGAAAAAGGTCCCGGTTGTTCTCGGTATTACGCACTGCGAAATGGAAAACGAACGAGGACAATGGTGGAACGAGAACAAGGAGCATTTCGATAAATATGG AATGACTTTCGATGACGTAGTGTCCGGAACCGCATTACGACCGACATCTGCACCTCGAATTATGCAACCGGTTATTCAAGCTATGAATAGAACAACAGCTCATGAACTTTCCCAAGCcataaatttgcatttacTCGCCAAGGCTTGGAAGTTCGAGGGCGGATGGATGGATTGGTTTTCTGCTATATTACAGGGACTGGctgcaattttcttaaagtTATGGGGATACAAAACTGCCAACTTTGCCGAATCCACAATGGAGCAGAGATTATTCCAATATTTTCAGTCGCATGGTCTTACAGTCGCTGAATCTATTGCAATGGCCAAAGAAATTGTGCATGAAATAGCATGA